Genomic segment of Benincasa hispida cultivar B227 chromosome 1, ASM972705v1, whole genome shotgun sequence:
CTAACCCCTGCAGGCTGCTACAACCGTTACCTATTCTCGAGCTAACCTTGGAAGAGTGGACCATGGACTTTGTTGAAGGACTTCCTAGAGCAGAATGACTTTGATTCCATCTTAGTAGTGGTTGATAGATTGAGCAAATATGGACTTTATCCCCCTCAAGCATCCATTTTCAGCAAAGCAGGTAGCAGAAATCTTCATACAGGAGatcatcaagcttcatggcATTTGCAAGTCGATTACTACTGATAGGGATAAAATCTTTTTGAGTAATTTCTGGAGAGGTTTTTACAGCCCTAAGAACCAAATTAAGAAGAAGTACAGCTTTCCATCCTCAAACAAATGGACAAACTGTGTAAATCGGTGTTTGGAGACTTATTTAAGGTGTTTTTGCAATGAGCAACCTAATAAGTGGAATAAATGGTTGGCTTGGGTAGAGTATTGGTATAACACCACCTTCCATGCATCAATAAGGACCACCCCATTCCAAGCGATTTATGGGAGGACTCCCCCACCGTTGGTATAACACCACCTTCCATACATCTGTAATTCTGGGTTGAGAGGATTAGTTTtcggtaaataaataaagtttggAAGAAGTGTTGATTgccattatttttttctttggttttaTTTACTTGTTCTTTCGATCTAGGAGAAGGGTAGGAAGAATTCGAGGCTTAACAACTTCTTCCACAGCTGAAGAAGTTACAGAAGGAATCGATGGGACGGGTCTCACAGCCATTGTTACAGATCTTTTTCCAATCTCCACAGTAATGTGAATTCAGTTTAATCAATGATATGCTTTATTTCTCTATTGTCGAATTGAGTGAACAAATCGCCCCATTCCTTGTGaattttgtttctttacttAATGGAAATTGAGTACCTGGTagtaggagagagcgacactaaatggaaatcgtgtaccgggtacacgattccACTAGCGAGATTGACAACAAGATAgtaagagagagcgacactgaaTGGAAATCATGTACTGGGTACACGATTTCACTAGCCACATGGATTAAACAGTCAAACAGTCAGCTGACTGGAAATCGTGTATTGGGTACACGATTTCACTACCCTAAATCTGTTAATACTTTCCCAAAacacctatttttgaaaatatttcccccccaaccctattttttgtcattatttattaaaaaaacattattttaaaaaaaatcttatttacgaatagtttaaaaaataaagccaaaattttgaaaactagaaaaaaaagtagtttttaaaaacttgtttatgttttttaaatctGGTTAAGAATACAATAActgtatttaaaaaatatgcaaatcattataataaATGGGGAGAAAATAGTCGTAAttgtcaaaaacaaaaaacaaaaaacgaaatggttatcatACGGAGTCGTAGTCTCTGAATTTTAATTGACAATggtttagtctttttatttttaaatttgtaacaatttgacGTGCTTTACaacttataataatttagttcctatCGTGAAAAGAGTTGGAAAGTAAGCCTACTTTCTTTCGATATACgtattttttaagtaaaatagttaaattcttagctaaatttaaaaaacaaaaataaaattttaaaaaatatatatttttttatagtttttaaaaattagtttgttattttaaaacattagtagaaagtagataagaaaaaaaaaataattagttgtAAAATGGGTATTTaaaggcttaattttcaaaaacaaaaaacaaaaaagatatggttaccaaatggggcttgaattagaaaaattataatagtaagtaaaataagagaaaatatttaCCAATATataatcatttaaaaataattgcatatatgaTAAATGTTGATCAACCGccttttcattcatttttaatttccaaGTTTGTCCTTCTCTATTCCTCATCATTTTCCctgtttttccaaattttttctcCTTTCCCGGTCATGTTctccattcttttttttttttttttttttttttctttttcatttttccccaTTTTGTCTCCTCTCCTATGGTGtgttctccattttttttcccatttggCTTCaatacttgttttttttttcaattgcttacatttactttttttttattattgttatttttacttttgattttcaaatttttttcattggttaattttactttttaataaaattaattaattaaaaaaaattgagaaagcTAGGTTTCGAACCAAGGAAttgaaagaaactatttttctcaatttcttaccatAGTTGGTGGGTTTTTAATAAACACTCCATTAGCTACTACTTACCGAATGAAGCCCAATAACAATATGAAAGAAAACCCATTAACATTTATATGAGTAAAAGCCCAATAACTTTACCAGAGAGAAAGcccaaaataccctttagaaaCCAATCCTTATAAGAAAGCTGCCATAACCTAGAACTTCACTTCCCCGCCTCCGGTCAATAAGAGAAGGTACGTCGActcttcccttcttcttctctgtcCAACCAGATCgctaaaatgaaatttatttgtGATTATTCAATATTCTATAGAAAAAAATCTTAATGCTATCTTGCTGAAGTTTTGTACTATTATTTCCCTGGATCAAGCGAGTAATTCCCAGCATTTTTGTTCTCCGGTGAAAAGTCAGTCAAGTTTTTGGTACTCTTTACCATATTTGAGCTCCTGGTTCGCTGTAATTTGTGTTCATCGTATAAATGTATCCACTTTTTGAATAGGCAATGGCTCCGAAGCAACCGAATACTGGTCTCTTCGTGGGGCTTAACAAAGGACACGTAGTTACGAAGAAGGAATTGGCTCCGCGCCCCTCGGATCGTAAAGGAGTAAGTTGATTTTGTATTTCGTTAATCTAGGGTGTACATTGGGTAATCATAAACATTCTCCAAactatttcctttttaaaatttttattgagTTGATTCCATTCGTCTCTTTTCTTACTTGGGGTTTTAGTGGTGGATGAAACTAGGGTTTGCCTGGGGAATAAATACCCTTGGTAGTGTCGATTTGATaagatatttttaataattattctaTGTTATATGGACTTAGCTTAATACTCTACAAAAGCTCTAAAGCAAGGAGATAAATCTTGATCGTACATTTGAATGTTTGTTCCTCACATAAGTGAATTGAAAGTCGGATGTGGACTGTGTTTGACTGTTTGGTTTGTTATCAGTTTCCTTCAATGATATTTTAGCTCTACCTTTtataagtttttatttattgtctGCATGTGCTCAGTTAGATTGATAATGTTGAATGCTAGCAAAGGAGTCTGCTTTGTGAGGGTCTTGACCATATGCATATTACCATTTTGCATATAAAACAAATTGGAACTTCTTTTGTTCTGGACTATTGGTTTCTTTCAGAGCTATTTTAGCTGTTGGTGGATGGAAGTAATTGACACAAAATGATTAATGTTTGCTTGAATTCTGATTGTTACCATAGAAAAGTAGCAAAAGAGTTCTGTTTGTGAGGAATTTGATCCGGGAAGTTGCTGGCTTTGCCCCATATGAGAAGAGAATCACCGAGCTTCTTAAAGTTGGAAAAGATAAGAGAGCGCTAAAAGTGGCTAAGAGAAAGTTGGGAACTCACAAGCGagcaaagaagaagagagaagagatgTCCAGCGTTCTCCGCAAGATGAGGTATTTTCATATGGCTTTCAATTTTAACTCATTGTGATTGAATTTTATCCTTAATTCACTTCTGACGTGCTATCAACGGTAAtacataatttaattatgtttttttccatatactaaaacttttttctttgaatATCTTATTGATACAGAGCTGGTGGAGGTGgcgagaagaagaaatgaaacttGTGTGGTTAATTCCCATAATGTATAAGGACATGCTCTagatttgatatttttcttatcCAGAAGGAAATTGAGTGGATTTTTGAACATTTTGTTAGATGAACTGTGATGTTATTAGaacttatatttaaatttcttcaAGTCGTTTTTTTAATTGCACCTTGCGGCCATTTGTATCTCTTTTGGTATAATTGCCAATTAGCAAGAATGTAATTCATCATTtaatttagcttttgagaatgttttatttgaagGCAAAAAACTATTAATTGTTTTCTTTTGATAGTAAGTTCTTCgaattttaggatttttttaattaacttaattttaggggaattttcaaaaatagaaaaatgggaaaaactatttatataaaatagtaaaattttaatcttctttaatgTGTGGGCAGAATCTTTCccatgatctcgctctctcaaagaatctcgctctctctcactttctctctcaaagaatctcgctctctctcactttctctctcaaaatctcgctctctctccagtttctctctctctccactttctcgctctctccactcttgcTCTCTCACTTTCTCTCTCAAAGACCTAGATGAAATTCACTAACAAGTAGAGGACTCccaagactcttgaagctgcactcctgTAAGGCATAAAACCCCTTCCAAGACTCTTGAAGTTGCACTACTCTTTTAAGACTTTTACTCCAAGCTTCAaagactcttgaagctgcacTCTTATATGACataagacctttgaagacataaatactcttccaagacttctactccaagcttccaagacttctacttcaagaacgtttggTGCTTTCCTTTGAAGAcataaatactcttccaagacttctactctaagacttctacttcaagaacgtttggTGCTTTCTTTCTTCAAGTCAAACATATTaaagagaatcagaggatcaagtattaaaGATttaaccacatcgcatcaaatcaactccaacatcaacaccaacttaagttcaactccccgaaacacgtttctctggaaatctcgtgcgaacaaattggcacgcccagtgggatctctctacctctcatctctttcTCAACATTCAAACAAGCCAAATGGCGCCTAAGAAGGTGGCATCCAAATCTCCTCCTCCGCAAACGGCTCATACAAGGGATCGGTCACCCGCGGCCGCTCAAAAGAAATCATGCAGGAGCAAAAGCAGAGATCCCTCATCGCCCACGACATCTTGAAACAAATGATGGAATCCCCACAAAGTGGGGTTGTCATCAaagaaaatcccttgttcgaCAACTCTACTTTCGCACCCGATGGACCAGAAAGAGATTCATTGCCAGATGTGATTTCTGTCATGATGGCGGATGTGACGGCGGAAGTGGCCATGGTtgaaatggaaaggaagattaACTTCCTGATGAAAGTCGTCGAGGAGCGAGACCACGAGATCGCTGCCCTGAAGGAACAAATGCAGTCTCGAGCGAGAGGCTGCTCAATCAAGCCTAGCACCCACGATGAAAGCAATCGACAAGGGGAAGACCGTGCTACAAGAAAGCCAATCGCAACAGTCAACCTCGGTGGCCTCTTTGTCGGTCCAACAACTACAAGACATGATTATGACCTCCATAAGAGCTCAATATAGAGGGTCGGCCCAAACCTCCTTCATGTATTCCAAGCCATACACTCGGAGCatcgacaacctgagaatgccTACTGGATATCAGCCCCCAAAGTTCCAACAATTCGACGGAAAGAGCAACCTAAAGCAATACATCGCCCACTTTGTAGAAACATGCGAAAATGCAGGAAAAAGAGGAGATCTACTGGTCAAACAGTTTGTCAGAACCCTCAAAGGGAACGCTTTTGACTGGTACATAGACTTAAAGCCTGAGGTGATTGACAGCTGAGAgcaacttgaaagagaattcttgaatCGCTTCTACCAAACGCAccgttagcatgatggagctgataAAATCCAAACAATGGAAAGGGGAACCAGTCGTCGACTACATCAATCGATAGAGAGCTCttagtctggattgcaaagatcgaCTCATTGAGTTGTCTACTGTGGAAATGTGCACGCAGGGTATGCACTGGGAACTCCTCTATATCCTACAAGGGATTAAGCcctgtacctttgaagaattaaCGACCCGCGCTCACGACACTAAGTATCGCCAACAGAGGAACGAGGGACTTTCTGAACCACGAACTGAGGAAAGACAAGAAAGAGGTGAAGGGCGCCGAGAAAATGGTGAAGGGCGTCGAGAAAACTGTGAAAGGTATCATGAAGGAATCAATGGTCATTAACACAACCCCATTGAAGTTCTCctcaaaagggaaagaaaagaagatagaGAAGAAAGACCAAGAAGGCGAGAGACGTCGCCCAACCCTGAAAGAAAGACAGgcgaaggtttatccattccctgactctgaCGTAGCGGACATGCTTGAACAATTACTGGAGAACCACCTTATCCAACTGCCAGAATGTAGGTGACCGGAACAGGCCGGCAAGGTGGATGACCCCAATTACTGCAAGTATCACAAAGTCATCAGTCACCCAGTCGAAAAATGCTTCGTACTgaaagaattgatcctcaaattGGCCCGTGAAAGGAAAATAGAACTGGATCTAGATGAGGTGGTCCAAACGAATCATGCTGCAGTGACAGTAACTCCGAGCGTGGTGCCACCAACCATATCTTATGAAGAAAGGGAGATCTTGGTCCAGTTTGGGACCTTCGAACCTATGGTAGTGTGGTTTCAGCAGGAGGTCCAAGCTACAGATCCTCAAAACGGAGGAGAGCGTGCTGACGATGACGATAATGAAAGGTGGATAGTAGTGACTCATCGAAAGAGAAGACAaccaaactccacccaaaaagagtcgcgtTCCTATCGAAActatagaagaagaaacaagactcataaaaagaaaggcaaaaagatgacacggaagcctaagcctgctaagaaagaagacaaggacTTCCCTCAATTTCGACGGCCGCCAACTttggcagaatttctcccaagaagctttctcaataatcatccagagaaagtataagaagttattgcatgtcacactgtcggcatagtggaagtcgacaacaatcatgtGACTGCTGAAGAAGTCAAAGACTCAtaagaaatgaagcaaagaacttctgtcttcgatcgtattaaaccttcaagtgctcgatcttcagtctttcaaagattaagTATGGCCATGGTAGGAGAAGAGGACCAATGTCCAACGACTACTTCTGCTCGAACTTCaaccttcaaaaggctaagtatatccacatcaaagaaagatcgaccttcAATATCTGCTTTTGATTgtctcaagacaacaagcgatcaacataaaggaaggatgaaaatcttgaaggcgACGTCATTCAATGAAGAAAACAACGGCaaaaagattcacagtcgtgtcccttcacgcatgaagaggaaattttctgttgacataagtacagaaggttccttgatagtgaagccaaaactcatcatattgacgaatcctacaaatgaagaggataatCAAAACCATGATGTAATAAGAGtttctgaagtttaaatgaagaagctcctcatcacaagagcctaaactgcataATGCTCTTAGCCCGCAagagcttaaa
This window contains:
- the LOC120071015 gene encoding 60S ribosomal protein L36-2-like, which translates into the protein MAPKQPNTGLFVGLNKGHVVTKKELAPRPSDRKGKSSKRVLFVRNLIREVAGFAPYEKRITELLKVGKDKRALKVAKRKLGTHKRAKKKREEMSSVLRKMRAGGGGEKKK